One part of the Anaeromyxobacter sp. Fw109-5 genome encodes these proteins:
- a CDS encoding methylmalonyl-CoA mutase yields MAKAAKELGPKEASNRKETPAAPERAEHPTFAREELERILAERESWTQGELAEVLGKLARRKARFETDSGIPIPDVLDPASVRESDYLRDVGYPGRYPFTRGPQASMYRGRIWTMRQFAGFGSPEDTNRRFKYLLQHGVHGLSTAFDMPALMGYDADHPMSRGEVGKEGVAVSTLRDFELLFDGIPLGDVTTSMTINATAVIALAMYVAVGEKQGVPRARLGGTLQNDMLKEYIAQKEWMIPPAPAVKVNCDVIEFCAREMPRWNPVSISGYHIREAGATAVQELAFTLADGIEYVQECVDRGLEVDAFAQRLSFFWDVHNDFFEEVAKLRAARRIWARTMRERFGAKRKESLLLRTHAQTAGVSLTAQQPYNNVVRTALQAFAAVLGGTQSLHTNSLDETYALPTEEAVTIALRTQQIIAHESGADRVVDPLAGSYYVEWLTGEMERRALEHIRHIDEMGGMLRAVEEGYPQREIAESAYRYQRDIEAGERIVVGVNAFRGEQEAPITILKIDETVARGQVERLRQVRASRDAARAEAALAAVERAAKEGANVVPPVIEAVKAYATLGEISDVFRKVHGVYREDGRF; encoded by the coding sequence ATGGCGAAGGCGGCGAAGGAGCTCGGTCCCAAGGAGGCGTCGAACCGCAAGGAGACCCCCGCTGCGCCCGAGCGCGCCGAGCACCCGACGTTCGCGCGCGAGGAGCTGGAGCGGATCCTCGCGGAGCGCGAGTCGTGGACGCAGGGAGAGCTCGCGGAGGTCCTCGGCAAGCTCGCCCGGCGCAAGGCCCGCTTCGAGACCGACTCGGGGATCCCCATCCCCGACGTCCTAGACCCCGCGAGCGTGCGGGAGAGCGACTACCTGCGCGACGTCGGCTACCCGGGCCGCTACCCGTTCACCCGCGGCCCGCAGGCCTCGATGTACCGCGGGCGGATCTGGACGATGCGCCAGTTCGCCGGCTTCGGCAGCCCCGAGGACACGAACCGGCGCTTCAAGTACCTGCTGCAGCACGGCGTCCACGGCCTCTCGACCGCCTTCGACATGCCCGCGCTCATGGGCTACGACGCGGACCACCCGATGAGCCGCGGCGAGGTCGGCAAGGAGGGCGTCGCCGTCTCGACCCTGCGCGACTTCGAGCTCCTGTTCGACGGCATCCCGCTCGGCGACGTCACGACGTCGATGACCATCAACGCCACGGCGGTGATCGCGCTCGCGATGTACGTCGCCGTCGGGGAGAAGCAGGGCGTCCCCCGCGCCAGGCTCGGCGGCACGCTGCAGAACGACATGCTGAAGGAGTACATCGCGCAGAAGGAGTGGATGATCCCGCCCGCTCCCGCCGTGAAGGTGAACTGCGACGTGATCGAGTTCTGCGCGAGGGAGATGCCGCGCTGGAACCCGGTGTCGATCTCCGGCTACCACATCCGCGAGGCGGGGGCGACCGCGGTGCAGGAGCTGGCCTTCACCCTCGCGGACGGCATCGAGTACGTGCAGGAGTGCGTGGACCGGGGCCTCGAGGTGGACGCGTTCGCGCAGCGGCTCAGCTTCTTCTGGGACGTGCACAACGACTTCTTCGAGGAGGTCGCGAAGCTCCGGGCGGCGCGCCGCATCTGGGCGCGCACCATGAGGGAGCGGTTCGGGGCGAAGCGCAAGGAGTCGCTCCTGCTCCGCACGCACGCGCAGACCGCGGGGGTCTCGCTCACCGCGCAGCAGCCCTACAACAACGTGGTGCGCACCGCGCTGCAGGCCTTCGCGGCGGTGCTCGGCGGCACCCAGTCGCTGCACACGAACTCGCTCGACGAGACGTACGCGCTCCCCACCGAGGAGGCGGTCACCATCGCGCTCCGCACCCAGCAGATCATCGCCCACGAGTCGGGCGCCGACCGCGTGGTGGACCCCCTCGCCGGCAGCTACTACGTCGAGTGGCTCACCGGCGAGATGGAGCGGCGCGCCCTCGAGCACATCCGCCACATCGACGAGATGGGCGGGATGCTGCGCGCGGTGGAGGAGGGCTACCCGCAGCGCGAGATCGCGGAGAGCGCCTACCGCTACCAGCGCGACATCGAGGCGGGCGAGCGGATCGTGGTCGGGGTGAACGCGTTCCGCGGTGAGCAGGAGGCGCCGATCACCATCCTCAAGATCGACGAGACGGTCGCGCGCGGGCAGGTGGAGCGGCTCCGGCAGGTGCGGGCCTCTCGCGACGCGGCGCGGGCCGAGGCGGCGCTCGCGGCGGTGGAGCGGGCGGCCAAGGAGGGGGCGAACGTCGTCCCCCCCGTCATCGAGGCGGTGAAGGCGTACGCGACCCTCGGCGAGATATCGGACGTGTTTCGCAAGGTGCACGGCGTCTATCGCGAGGACGGACGCTTCTAG
- a CDS encoding cobalamin B12-binding domain-containing protein, protein MSPAKERPLRIVVAKPGLDGHDRGAKIIARALRDAGFEVIYTGLHQTPEMIVAAAIQEDADAIGLSIMSGAHMTLFPAVVELLGEKNARDVVVFGGGIIPQDDVPRLKEKGVAEVFLPGSPTHGIIDWIRANIHPRAAA, encoded by the coding sequence ATGAGCCCCGCGAAAGAGCGTCCCCTCCGCATCGTCGTCGCGAAGCCCGGCCTCGACGGCCACGACCGCGGCGCGAAGATCATCGCGCGCGCCCTGCGCGACGCGGGCTTCGAGGTCATCTACACCGGCCTGCACCAGACGCCGGAGATGATCGTCGCCGCCGCCATCCAGGAGGACGCGGACGCGATCGGCCTCTCGATCATGTCCGGCGCCCACATGACCCTGTTCCCGGCGGTGGTCGAGCTCCTCGGCGAGAAGAACGCCAGGGACGTGGTCGTGTTCGGCGGCGGGATCATCCCGCAGGACGACGTGCCCAGGCTGAAGGAGAAGGGCGTCGCGGAGGTGTTCCTGCCCGGCTCGCCGACGCACGGCATCATCGACTGGATCCGCGCGAACATCCATCCGCGCGCGGCGGCGTAG
- the moaA gene encoding GTP 3',8-cyclase MoaA: MIWTAPIGYNGPVSQPDGAPPVNGPLLDGQGRKIQYLRLSLTDRCNFRCSYCAPMGPDRQEDPLTRPELARVVGVFARLGIRRVRLTGGEPTLRRELLDIVRDVRATPGIEEIALTTNGHALATHALLLREAGVTRLNVSLDTLDPQKLQRISGRAATLERIVSGIEAAFRVGFASVKLNVVVVRGENEDELGNLARFAWRFGATARFIELMPFGPGKPVPTAEVKRLLEAQGIRLEPDATRGWGPAYHMRGSSAVGGEATSGLVGFIGAMTENFCDGCNRVRVGADGSLRACLGGRDRAPLRELIRAGASDEEIAAAVRAALLAKGEKHEMPRGGSGLLPMIGSGG, from the coding sequence ATGATCTGGACCGCGCCTATCGGGTATAACGGGCCAGTGTCCCAGCCCGACGGTGCGCCCCCGGTGAACGGACCCCTCCTCGACGGGCAGGGCCGCAAGATCCAGTACCTGCGGCTCTCCCTCACCGATCGCTGCAACTTCCGCTGCTCCTACTGCGCGCCGATGGGCCCGGACCGGCAGGAGGACCCGCTCACGCGGCCGGAGCTGGCGCGGGTCGTGGGGGTGTTCGCGAGGCTCGGCATCCGGCGCGTGCGGCTCACCGGCGGGGAGCCGACGCTCCGCCGCGAGCTCCTCGACATCGTTCGCGACGTGAGGGCGACGCCCGGGATCGAGGAGATCGCGCTCACCACCAACGGCCACGCGCTCGCGACGCACGCGCTCCTCCTGCGCGAGGCCGGCGTGACTCGGCTCAACGTCTCGCTCGACACGCTCGACCCGCAGAAGCTCCAGCGCATCTCCGGCCGCGCCGCGACGCTCGAGCGGATCGTCTCCGGCATCGAGGCCGCGTTCCGCGTGGGCTTCGCGTCGGTGAAGCTGAACGTGGTGGTGGTCCGCGGCGAGAACGAGGACGAGCTCGGGAACCTCGCGCGCTTCGCCTGGCGCTTCGGCGCGACGGCGCGGTTCATCGAGCTCATGCCCTTCGGGCCGGGGAAGCCGGTGCCGACCGCCGAGGTGAAGCGCCTCCTCGAGGCGCAGGGGATCCGCCTCGAGCCGGACGCGACCCGCGGCTGGGGGCCCGCCTACCACATGCGCGGCTCCTCCGCCGTCGGCGGCGAGGCGACGAGCGGGCTCGTCGGCTTCATCGGCGCGATGACCGAGAACTTCTGCGACGGCTGCAACCGCGTGCGCGTCGGCGCCGACGGCTCGCTCCGCGCCTGCCTGGGCGGGCGGGATCGGGCGCCCCTGCGCGAGCTCATCCGCGCGGGCGCGTCCGACGAGGAGATCGCCGCCGCGGTGCGCGCGGCGCTCCTCGCCAAGGGCGAGAAGCACGAGATGCCCCGCGGCGGGTCGGGGCTGCTGCCGATGATCGGGTCCGGCGGGTAG
- a CDS encoding HD domain-containing phosphohydrolase, producing the protein MAESPTEPTRILIVDDDTSVRDVIAVLLGEEGYAVTAVSSAEAALDAARLTDFSLVISDVRMPGKDGFWLLERVRELHPDTAVIMLTAFGDTEAAVECLRNGAADYLLKPPKVTDLIRAIERALGRRRLELARHRYRRSLENRVREKTAELSRTLGDLQATYSQTLWSLVAALDAREHETSDHSQRVVRYTLAVAGRLGIPEKDLPDIGRGALLHDIGKIGVPDAILLKPAKLTPAEWAEMRKHPQIGFNILQSVEFLDTPAQIVLSHQERYDGGGYPRGLAGEAIPVGARIFAIADCFDAMTSDRPYRKGGSVDAARAEIARCAGTQFDPRCADAFLSMTPDELADLARTTEVRPI; encoded by the coding sequence ATGGCGGAGTCCCCCACCGAGCCGACCCGCATCCTCATCGTCGACGACGACACCTCGGTGCGCGACGTCATCGCGGTCCTGCTGGGCGAGGAGGGCTACGCCGTCACGGCGGTTTCCTCGGCCGAGGCCGCCCTCGACGCCGCGCGCCTGACCGACTTCTCGCTGGTCATCAGCGACGTGCGCATGCCCGGCAAGGACGGGTTCTGGCTCCTCGAGCGAGTGAGGGAGCTCCACCCGGACACCGCGGTCATCATGCTCACCGCCTTCGGCGACACCGAGGCGGCGGTCGAGTGCCTGCGGAACGGGGCCGCCGACTACCTCCTGAAGCCGCCCAAGGTCACCGACCTCATCCGCGCGATCGAGCGGGCGCTCGGGCGCCGGCGCCTCGAGCTCGCGCGGCACCGCTACCGGCGCAGCCTGGAGAACCGCGTGCGCGAGAAGACGGCCGAGCTCTCGCGGACGCTCGGCGACCTGCAGGCCACCTATTCCCAGACGCTGTGGTCCCTCGTCGCGGCGCTCGACGCGCGCGAGCACGAGACGAGCGATCACTCGCAGCGGGTGGTGCGCTACACGCTCGCGGTGGCGGGGCGGCTCGGCATCCCGGAGAAGGACCTGCCGGACATCGGCCGCGGCGCGCTCCTCCACGACATCGGCAAGATCGGCGTCCCGGACGCGATCCTCCTGAAGCCCGCGAAGCTCACGCCCGCCGAGTGGGCCGAGATGCGCAAGCACCCGCAGATCGGCTTCAACATCCTGCAGTCGGTCGAGTTCCTCGACACCCCGGCGCAGATCGTGCTCAGCCACCAGGAGCGCTACGACGGCGGCGGCTACCCGCGCGGCCTCGCCGGCGAAGCCATCCCCGTCGGCGCGAGGATCTTCGCGATCGCCGACTGCTTCGACGCGATGACGAGCGACCGCCCCTACCGCAAGGGCGGCTCGGTCGACGCCGCGCGCGCCGAGATCGCGCGCTGCGCCGGGACGCAGTTCGACCCCCGCTGCGCCGACGCGTTCCTCTCCATGACCCCGGACGAGCTCGCGGACCTGGCGCGCACGACCGAGGTCCGGCCGATCTAG
- the lipA gene encoding lipoyl synthase: MTARKPGWLRVNVPGGARYQQVRDTVKGLALHTVCEEAHCPNVAECWGGGTATVMLMGDVCTRGCRFCNVKTDAHPPPLDPDEPRHLAEAIAELGLDYIVVTSVDRDDLPDGGAGHFADAIRRLKDIPQLLVEVLTPDFRGDAEAVRTVGRARPDVFANNLETVRRLTPVVRDLKAGYDQTLAVLARMKREFPRIVTKSSIMVGLGETEDELLEAMGDLRAAGVEILTLGQYLRPSAWHLPVVEYVKPEKFAAWREAGLGLGFRYVASGPLVRSSYRAAELFLRGELASRPPGP; the protein is encoded by the coding sequence ATGACCGCGCGGAAGCCTGGCTGGCTGCGGGTCAACGTCCCCGGCGGCGCCCGCTACCAGCAGGTGCGCGACACCGTGAAGGGGCTGGCGCTCCACACCGTCTGCGAGGAGGCGCACTGCCCGAACGTGGCGGAGTGCTGGGGCGGCGGCACCGCGACCGTGATGCTGATGGGCGACGTGTGCACCCGCGGCTGCCGCTTCTGCAACGTGAAGACGGACGCCCACCCGCCTCCGCTCGACCCGGACGAGCCTCGCCACCTGGCGGAGGCCATCGCAGAGCTGGGGCTCGACTACATCGTCGTGACGAGCGTGGACCGCGACGACCTGCCGGACGGCGGGGCCGGCCACTTCGCGGACGCCATCCGGCGGCTCAAGGACATCCCGCAGCTCCTCGTGGAGGTCCTCACGCCCGACTTCCGCGGCGACGCGGAGGCGGTGCGCACGGTGGGGCGCGCGCGCCCCGACGTCTTCGCGAACAACCTCGAGACCGTGCGCCGGCTCACGCCGGTCGTGCGCGACCTGAAGGCCGGCTACGACCAGACGCTCGCGGTGCTCGCGCGCATGAAGCGCGAGTTCCCGCGGATCGTGACGAAGTCGTCGATCATGGTCGGCCTCGGGGAGACCGAGGACGAGCTCCTCGAGGCGATGGGGGACCTGCGCGCGGCGGGGGTCGAGATCCTGACCTTGGGGCAGTACCTGCGCCCGAGCGCCTGGCACCTGCCCGTCGTCGAGTACGTGAAGCCCGAGAAGTTCGCGGCGTGGCGGGAGGCGGGCCTCGGGCTCGGCTTCCGGTACGTGGCGAGCGGACCGCTCGTACGGTCCAGCTACCGCGCCGCCGAGCTGTTCCTGAGGGGCGAGCTCGCCTCGCGACCCCCAGGTCCCTGA
- a CDS encoding thiamine pyrophosphate-dependent dehydrogenase E1 component subunit alpha encodes MRREHEVGAVPRRQRGNHREWEPGRFVKEFPLYRLVAEDGELVGAPDEVTLPDAEVLRLYRLMVLNRSLDERMITLQRQGRIGFYIGSIGEEATILGSAAAMAESDWIFPCYREHGAALMRGMPLVTFLCDLFGNAGDAMKGRQMPCHEAWRPGRFTSISSPISTQISHAVGAAWAARLKGDAMVALTYFGEGGTSAHDFHTGLNFAAVRKIPVVFVCRNNGWAISVPRERQTGSETIAQKAIAYGMRGERVDGNDLLAVHAATRRARERAEAGEGPTLLECVTYRVEGHSTSDDPRAYRPAELVEPWKKRDPILRMRRYLVRRGALAEAEDERIRAQVREELQRVLKEAEAFAPKPPLESLFEDVYAEPLPQLREQLAELEAAVAADPRVANPRHSDA; translated from the coding sequence ATGCGTCGAGAGCACGAGGTGGGGGCGGTACCGAGGCGGCAGCGCGGTAATCACCGGGAGTGGGAGCCGGGCCGCTTCGTGAAGGAGTTCCCGCTGTACCGCCTCGTCGCCGAGGACGGCGAGCTCGTCGGCGCGCCCGACGAGGTCACGCTGCCGGACGCCGAGGTGCTGCGGCTCTACCGGCTGATGGTGCTGAACCGCTCGCTCGACGAGCGGATGATCACGCTCCAGCGCCAGGGCCGCATCGGCTTCTACATCGGCTCCATCGGCGAGGAGGCGACCATCCTCGGCTCCGCGGCCGCCATGGCCGAGAGCGACTGGATCTTCCCCTGCTACCGGGAGCACGGCGCGGCGCTCATGCGCGGCATGCCGCTCGTCACCTTCCTGTGCGACCTGTTCGGCAACGCCGGGGACGCGATGAAGGGGCGGCAGATGCCCTGCCACGAGGCGTGGCGTCCGGGCCGCTTCACCTCGATCTCCTCGCCCATCTCCACGCAGATCTCGCACGCCGTCGGCGCCGCCTGGGCGGCGCGCCTGAAGGGCGACGCGATGGTCGCGCTCACCTACTTCGGCGAGGGCGGCACGAGCGCCCACGACTTCCACACCGGCCTCAACTTCGCGGCCGTGCGGAAGATCCCGGTGGTGTTCGTGTGCCGCAACAACGGCTGGGCCATCAGCGTGCCGCGCGAGCGCCAGACCGGCTCGGAGACCATCGCCCAGAAGGCCATCGCCTACGGGATGCGCGGCGAGCGCGTGGACGGCAACGACCTCCTGGCCGTGCACGCCGCGACCCGGCGCGCCCGCGAGCGGGCGGAGGCGGGCGAGGGGCCGACGCTCCTCGAGTGCGTGACCTACCGCGTCGAGGGCCACTCCACCTCGGACGACCCGCGGGCGTACCGCCCCGCCGAGCTCGTCGAGCCGTGGAAGAAGCGCGACCCCATCCTGCGCATGCGCCGCTACCTCGTGCGCCGCGGCGCCCTCGCCGAGGCCGAGGACGAGCGCATCCGCGCCCAGGTGCGCGAGGAGCTGCAGCGCGTCCTCAAGGAGGCGGAGGCGTTCGCGCCGAAGCCGCCGCTCGAGAGCCTGTTCGAGGACGTGTACGCGGAGCCCCTGCCGCAGCTGCGCGAGCAGCTGGCCGAGCTCGAGGCGGCCGTCGCGGCGGACCCCCGCGTCGCCAACCCGCGCCACTCCGACGCCTGA
- a CDS encoding alpha-ketoacid dehydrogenase subunit beta, which produces MPTMNIIQAVNDALRLEMRRDPDVVVLGEDVGKFGGVFRATQGLQDEFGADRVMDTPLAEGGIVGTAVGMALYGLRPVPEIQFADFIFPAFDQIVNEVAKYRYRSGGQYACPMVIRTPYGGGIKGGHYHSQSPETHFVHTAGLKVVVPSNPYDAKGLLISAIRDPDPVLFFEPKRMYRAAKGEVPQGEYVVPIGQARVTREGRAVTLVAWGSMWHEVDQAAREAEAEGIDCEVIDLRSLQPLDTGTLVASVKKTGRAIVVHEAPRTCGFGAELAAILQERCFLHLEAPITRVTGFDTPFPYTLEMEYLPRAPRVLKAIREVVSY; this is translated from the coding sequence ATGCCGACGATGAACATCATCCAGGCGGTGAACGACGCCCTGCGCCTCGAGATGCGCCGCGACCCCGACGTCGTGGTGCTCGGCGAGGACGTCGGGAAGTTCGGCGGCGTCTTCCGGGCGACGCAGGGGCTGCAGGACGAGTTCGGCGCCGATCGCGTGATGGACACGCCGCTCGCCGAGGGCGGCATCGTGGGGACGGCGGTCGGCATGGCGCTCTACGGCCTGCGGCCCGTCCCGGAGATCCAGTTCGCCGACTTCATCTTCCCGGCGTTCGATCAGATCGTGAACGAGGTGGCGAAGTACCGCTACCGCTCCGGCGGTCAGTACGCGTGCCCCATGGTGATCCGCACGCCGTACGGCGGGGGCATCAAGGGCGGCCACTACCACTCCCAGTCGCCGGAGACGCACTTCGTCCACACCGCCGGCCTCAAGGTGGTGGTCCCCTCGAACCCCTACGACGCGAAGGGCCTGCTCATCAGCGCCATCCGCGATCCCGACCCGGTGCTGTTCTTCGAGCCGAAGCGGATGTACCGCGCCGCGAAGGGCGAGGTGCCGCAGGGCGAGTACGTCGTGCCCATCGGCCAGGCGAGGGTGACGCGCGAGGGCAGGGCGGTGACGCTCGTCGCCTGGGGCTCGATGTGGCACGAGGTCGACCAGGCCGCCCGCGAGGCGGAGGCGGAGGGCATCGACTGCGAGGTCATCGACCTGCGCTCGCTGCAGCCGCTCGACACCGGGACGCTCGTCGCGTCGGTGAAGAAGACCGGCCGCGCCATCGTCGTGCACGAGGCGCCGCGCACCTGCGGCTTCGGCGCGGAGCTCGCGGCGATCCTGCAGGAGCGGTGCTTCCTCCACCTCGAGGCGCCGATCACGCGGGTGACCGGGTTCGACACGCCGTTCCCGTACACCCTCGAGATGGAGTACCTGCCGCGCGCGCCGCGCGTGCTGAAGGCGATCCGCGAGGTGGTGTCCTACTGA
- a CDS encoding dihydrolipoamide acetyltransferase family protein, with amino-acid sequence MAYKLELPDIGEGVVEAEVQQWFVKPGDDVAEDQPLVEVMTDKATVVIPSPKRGRVVKLFFGVGDLAKVHSPLLELELEGAVAGAPEGPEGPRAKATVEAPSVASAPTPSGQRGAAPPELAEARPAGAGGEGPPRASGQKSLATPAVRALARELEIDINAVAGSGAGGRVTKDDLAAYRRGTNGHGRPELRAAPAGELAPASRAPAAPPSPIPLRPESGGAADERVPLRGVRKRIAENMARSKRTAAHFTFVEQCDVTELARVKERMAVAAKEEGVKLTFLPFVVKAVVAALRKHPKLNATMDDERGELVLHRRYDVGIASATDAGLVVPVVRGADRRSLVELAREIERLAQDAKAGRARPEDMGRSTFTITSLGALGGMFATPVLNYPEVGILGVHRIRPTPVVRDGQVVVRDVMHVSVTSDHRVVDGHEAAAFCYEVIRTLEDPNLLFMHLA; translated from the coding sequence ATGGCGTACAAGCTCGAGCTCCCCGACATCGGCGAGGGCGTCGTCGAGGCCGAGGTCCAGCAGTGGTTCGTGAAGCCCGGCGACGACGTCGCCGAGGACCAGCCGCTCGTCGAGGTGATGACCGACAAGGCGACGGTCGTCATCCCATCGCCGAAGCGCGGGCGCGTCGTGAAGCTGTTCTTCGGCGTGGGCGACCTGGCCAAGGTGCACTCGCCCCTCCTCGAGCTGGAGCTGGAGGGGGCGGTCGCGGGGGCGCCGGAGGGGCCGGAGGGGCCGCGCGCGAAGGCGACCGTCGAGGCGCCCTCGGTGGCGAGCGCCCCCACGCCGTCGGGCCAGCGCGGTGCCGCTCCCCCGGAGCTTGCCGAGGCGCGGCCGGCGGGCGCCGGCGGGGAGGGGCCTCCCCGCGCCTCCGGCCAGAAGTCGCTCGCGACGCCGGCGGTGCGCGCGCTCGCGCGGGAGCTCGAGATCGACATCAACGCCGTGGCGGGCTCGGGTGCCGGCGGGCGCGTGACGAAGGACGATCTCGCCGCGTACCGGAGAGGCACGAACGGGCACGGACGGCCGGAGCTGCGGGCCGCGCCGGCGGGCGAGCTCGCGCCCGCCTCCCGCGCCCCCGCGGCGCCGCCGTCGCCCATCCCGCTCCGGCCGGAGTCGGGCGGCGCGGCCGACGAGCGGGTCCCGCTGCGTGGCGTCCGCAAGCGCATCGCCGAGAACATGGCCCGCTCCAAGCGGACCGCCGCGCACTTCACCTTCGTCGAGCAGTGCGACGTGACGGAGCTCGCGCGGGTGAAGGAGCGGATGGCGGTCGCCGCGAAGGAGGAGGGGGTGAAGCTCACCTTCCTCCCGTTCGTCGTGAAGGCCGTGGTCGCCGCGCTCCGCAAGCACCCGAAGCTGAACGCGACGATGGACGACGAGCGGGGCGAGCTGGTGCTGCATCGCCGCTACGACGTCGGCATCGCCTCCGCCACCGACGCAGGGCTGGTCGTGCCGGTGGTGCGCGGCGCGGACCGGCGCTCGCTCGTCGAGCTCGCCCGCGAGATCGAGCGGCTCGCCCAGGACGCGAAGGCCGGCCGCGCGCGGCCCGAGGACATGGGCCGCTCGACCTTCACCATCACGAGCCTCGGCGCGCTCGGCGGGATGTTCGCGACGCCGGTGCTCAACTACCCCGAGGTCGGCATCCTCGGGGTGCACCGGATCCGGCCCACGCCGGTGGTGCGCGACGGGCAGGTGGTCGTGCGAGACGTCATGCACGTGTCCGTCACGAGCGACCACCGCGTCGTCGACGGGCACGAGGCGGCGGCGTTCTGCTACGAGGTCATCCGGACGCTCGAGGATCCGAACCTGCTCTTCATGCACCTGGCGTAG
- a CDS encoding TatD family hydrolase yields MDTHCHLDKLEFAPDRDRVVERARAAGVSELVVPAIGPEGWAGLAGYARATPGVHFGLGIHPQLLPEIDPRDDDRHLADLDAALARGGAVAVGECGLDGGSVAAGASLVRQVRVLGGHLALARKHRLPVVLHCLKLHDPLLALLRAEPLPAGGVLHSYSGGAEQVRAYLALGLYLSFAGPVTYEGARRPLAAVQAVPPDRLLLETDAPDQTPRPHRGRNEPAFLPEIAAAVARATGRTVAEVDAFTTANARALFRLPP; encoded by the coding sequence ATCGACACCCACTGCCACCTCGACAAGCTCGAGTTCGCGCCCGATCGCGACCGGGTCGTCGAGCGCGCGCGGGCGGCGGGCGTCTCGGAGCTCGTCGTCCCGGCGATCGGCCCCGAGGGCTGGGCGGGGCTCGCGGGCTACGCCCGCGCCACGCCCGGCGTCCACTTCGGGCTCGGCATCCACCCGCAGCTCCTCCCCGAGATCGATCCGCGGGACGACGACCGGCACCTCGCCGACCTCGACGCGGCGCTGGCGCGTGGCGGCGCGGTGGCGGTGGGGGAGTGCGGGCTCGACGGGGGGAGCGTGGCCGCCGGCGCGTCGCTCGTGCGCCAGGTGCGCGTCCTCGGCGGGCACCTCGCCCTCGCGCGCAAGCACCGGCTGCCGGTGGTGCTCCACTGCTTGAAGCTCCACGATCCCCTGCTCGCGCTCCTCCGCGCGGAGCCGCTGCCCGCGGGCGGGGTGCTCCACAGCTACTCCGGCGGCGCGGAGCAGGTGAGGGCGTACCTCGCGCTCGGGCTGTACCTCTCGTTCGCGGGCCCCGTGACGTACGAGGGCGCGCGGCGCCCCCTCGCCGCCGTCCAGGCGGTCCCGCCGGACCGGCTGCTCCTCGAGACCGACGCGCCGGATCAGACGCCGCGGCCGCACCGCGGCCGGAACGAGCCCGCCTTCCTCCCCGAGATCGCCGCGGCCGTCGCGCGCGCGACCGGCCGCACGGTCGCGGAGGTGGACGCCTTCACGACCGCGAACGCCCGGGCGCTCTTCCGCCTGCCGCCGTAG
- a CDS encoding ThiF family adenylyltransferase has translation MDCRRVSLRVDRTARLLGPDAMERLAGAHVVVLGVGGVGSFTAEALVRAGVGRVTIVDGERVDETNANRQLHALEGAFGALKVEEMAARLARVSPAVQVDAIAEFYSEESAERIVPPGVSFVVDAMDTVVAKLHVIQRCLALRIPIVTALGAARRLDPTAIQVTDLCESHTDQLAKDVRKYLRRRHGISASEPTGVLAVWSVETPRETLALPGDEDGVPGARRRAPEERRRDPKVYGSAAFVTGAFGLAAAGAVVQGLTGVAPRAHRVLSEKEAARRRKRSRRP, from the coding sequence ATGGACTGTCGCCGGGTCTCGCTCCGCGTCGATCGCACCGCCCGCCTCCTCGGCCCGGACGCGATGGAGCGGCTCGCCGGGGCGCACGTGGTCGTGCTCGGCGTGGGCGGGGTCGGGAGCTTCACCGCGGAGGCGCTCGTGCGCGCCGGGGTCGGGCGGGTCACGATCGTGGACGGCGAGCGCGTCGACGAGACGAACGCGAACCGGCAGCTCCACGCGCTCGAGGGGGCGTTCGGCGCGCTCAAGGTCGAGGAGATGGCGGCCCGGCTCGCGCGGGTGAGCCCGGCCGTACAGGTGGACGCGATCGCCGAGTTCTACTCGGAGGAGAGCGCGGAGCGGATCGTCCCGCCGGGCGTGTCGTTCGTCGTCGACGCGATGGACACGGTCGTGGCGAAGCTGCACGTCATCCAGCGCTGCCTGGCGCTCCGCATCCCGATCGTCACCGCGCTCGGCGCCGCCCGGCGGCTCGATCCCACCGCCATCCAGGTGACGGATCTGTGCGAGTCGCACACCGACCAGCTCGCGAAGGACGTCCGGAAGTACCTGCGGCGCCGGCACGGGATCTCGGCCTCGGAGCCGACCGGCGTCCTCGCCGTCTGGTCGGTCGAGACGCCGCGGGAGACGCTGGCGCTGCCGGGCGACGAGGACGGCGTACCCGGGGCGCGCCGCCGCGCGCCGGAGGAGCGGCGGCGCGATCCGAAGGTCTACGGCAGCGCCGCGTTCGTGACCGGCGCCTTCGGCCTCGCCGCCGCGGGGGCGGTGGTCCAGGGGCTCACCGGCGTCGCGCCGCGCGCCCATCGCGTGCTCTCGGAGAAGGAAGCCGCGCGCCGCCGCAAGCGCTCCCGCAGGCCGTGA